In a single window of the Thermofilaceae archaeon genome:
- a CDS encoding ribbon-helix-helix protein, CopG family produces MAEKVRSRLRELESEFASLFKSLNEELKRVEADVERGRVDAVEALRGLREHLRGLRSKLIDSRIELRSMLREARLSLRPDEWEELSEEVDEFFERWRDALEDLLDDMRDLARRAERVRRRVVVFTDIGKVIEESLEQTAKGLEAALAKLKEALEKGLEGPSYAVSVRLPQRDLEIVDALVEAGIFKSRSEAIAFFAHKGIEGSRHLFNEALAKLEELKALREKLREELKRAFGEGQQASS; encoded by the coding sequence ATGGCCGAGAAGGTAAGGTCGAGGCTCAGGGAGCTGGAGTCGGAGTTCGCGAGTCTTTTCAAGAGCTTGAACGAGGAGCTGAAGAGGGTGGAGGCTGACGTTGAGAGGGGCAGGGTTGACGCTGTGGAAGCGCTTAGAGGGCTCCGCGAGCACCTTAGGGGCCTCAGGTCGAAGCTCATCGACTCCAGGATCGAGCTGCGCTCGATGCTGAGGGAGGCAAGGCTCAGCCTCCGGCCGGACGAGTGGGAGGAGTTGAGCGAGGAGGTCGACGAGTTCTTCGAGCGGTGGAGGGACGCTTTGGAGGATCTGCTGGACGACATGAGGGATTTGGCCAGGAGGGCGGAGAGGGTGAGGCGGAGGGTGGTTGTGTTCACGGATATCGGGAAGGTGATCGAGGAGAGCTTGGAGCAGACAGCGAAGGGGCTGGAAGCCGCGCTCGCCAAGCTGAAGGAGGCCTTGGAGAAGGGGTTGGAGGGGCCCTCCTACGCCGTCTCCGTGCGGCTGCCGCAGAGAGACCTGGAGATCGTGGATGCGCTCGTGGAGGCTGGGATCTTCAAGAGCCGCAGCGAGGCGATCGCCTTCTTCGCTCACAAGGGTATCGAGGGCTCAAGGCACCTGTTCAACGAGGCGCTTGCGAAGCTGGAGGAGCTGAAGGCGCTGCGCGAGAAGCTCAGGGAGGAGCTGAAGAGAGCCTTCGGGGAGGGGCAGCAGGCGTCGAGCTAG
- a CDS encoding zinc-dependent alcohol dehydrogenase family protein, with protein sequence MRAVILERPAPIEEKPLKLVETPRPSPARDEVLIDVRACGVCRTDLHIVEGELKPHKLPVTPGHQVVGVVREVGEDAGGVRVGDRVGVPWLYWACGTCRFCRTGLENLCDSAVFTGYDVDGGYAECMIAKSEFVHPIPPGYSDEEAAPLLCGGAIGYRALRLTGLLERGGRLGLFGYGSSAHMILPVAVAKGVEVYVFTESESKVRQALEAGAAWAGSARGELPVRLDAAIVFAPAGWVAVEALRKLEKGGRLVLAGIYMTPIERLEYELLWLEREVKSVANVTRRDVREFLEEAARAGVRPAVKVYRLEDANEALLELKHRPPAGSIVLSTR encoded by the coding sequence GTGAGAGCCGTAATCCTCGAGCGGCCGGCGCCAATCGAGGAGAAGCCCCTCAAGCTAGTCGAAACCCCCCGACCCTCACCAGCAAGGGATGAAGTCCTCATAGACGTGCGAGCGTGCGGAGTCTGCCGCACAGACCTCCACATCGTCGAGGGGGAGCTCAAGCCGCACAAGCTGCCTGTCACCCCCGGCCACCAGGTGGTCGGCGTTGTGCGCGAAGTAGGGGAGGATGCGGGGGGTGTACGCGTGGGCGATAGGGTTGGCGTGCCCTGGCTCTACTGGGCTTGCGGAACGTGCAGGTTCTGCCGCACCGGTCTCGAGAACCTCTGCGACAGTGCGGTCTTCACGGGCTACGATGTTGACGGCGGTTACGCCGAGTGCATGATCGCTAAGTCCGAGTTCGTCCACCCGATACCGCCGGGATACAGCGACGAGGAGGCAGCCCCCCTCCTGTGCGGCGGCGCGATCGGCTATAGGGCTCTGAGGCTCACGGGGCTCCTCGAGCGGGGAGGCAGGTTGGGCCTTTTCGGCTACGGCTCCTCAGCCCACATGATCCTACCCGTAGCAGTTGCGAAGGGGGTGGAAGTGTACGTCTTCACAGAGTCGGAAAGCAAGGTGAGGCAGGCGCTGGAGGCGGGCGCAGCGTGGGCGGGGTCTGCGCGGGGCGAGCTGCCCGTGAGGCTTGACGCGGCCATCGTATTTGCGCCTGCGGGCTGGGTGGCTGTGGAAGCGCTGAGGAAGCTGGAGAAGGGCGGCCGCCTCGTTCTCGCCGGCATCTACATGACGCCCATCGAGAGGCTGGAGTACGAGCTGCTTTGGCTCGAGCGCGAAGTGAAGAGCGTCGCCAACGTCACGCGCCGGGATGTGCGCGAGTTCCTGGAGGAGGCAGCGAGGGCTGGCGTCCGGCCCGCTGTGAAGGTCTACAGGCTGGAGGACGCTAACGAAGCGCTCCTCGAGCTTAAGCATAGGCCGCCCGCGGGCTCAATCGTGCTCTCCACGCGCTAA